One part of the Enterococcus sp. DIV1094 genome encodes these proteins:
- a CDS encoding efflux RND transporter periplasmic adaptor subunit, with translation MKQKKRTKFNRKWYLPIAVIVVLLGIGAISLVATSGGTKENSSATTIEARSVKSLIDEVKSGNLILAGKVMPNNSNKIKIDPERGSVKEILVNEGDVIEKGQPLFTYQTDQQTKVAEAEMDVEIKVRAVEQARATASQKWTAHNQKVAELGKARQDYAKEKSEELQSTIKALEGEVTGLHAEAIAGDNEVKNAETELRRAQLLLENEKGRLNEDTVTADHSGRIKSLNRDLVNQSKERQKEENFMEILDDSNLYVDGQVTEFDREKVAVDQRVEIMDRKNQENTWQGSIVQVANLTNEAKQDDQKEENPNLSKFPYKVKIDPKEEMPLIGSNVYVNVLPKDFVAGKVIINQRYLMEKDEKYYVWKVENDRIKEHEVKVNLMEDELAEIVEGLTVEDQLALPQTGMVEGMEVGASVDA, from the coding sequence ATGAAGCAAAAAAAAAGAACAAAGTTCAACCGAAAATGGTATTTGCCAATAGCTGTCATCGTCGTTTTACTAGGGATTGGTGCGATCAGTCTGGTTGCAACCAGTGGCGGCACGAAAGAAAATAGTTCAGCAACAACGATTGAAGCACGCTCTGTTAAATCTCTCATCGATGAAGTAAAATCTGGAAACTTGATCTTAGCTGGGAAAGTCATGCCAAATAATAGTAATAAAATCAAAATCGATCCGGAACGTGGGTCAGTAAAAGAAATTTTGGTAAATGAAGGAGATGTCATTGAAAAAGGGCAACCTTTATTTACGTACCAAACAGATCAGCAGACAAAAGTGGCTGAAGCTGAAATGGATGTAGAAATCAAAGTGAGAGCGGTAGAACAAGCACGAGCGACTGCAAGTCAAAAATGGACGGCACATAATCAAAAAGTAGCAGAGCTCGGAAAAGCAAGACAGGATTATGCAAAAGAAAAATCGGAAGAGTTGCAAAGTACGATCAAAGCGTTAGAAGGAGAAGTCACAGGTTTACATGCAGAAGCTATTGCTGGCGACAATGAAGTGAAGAATGCAGAAACAGAATTAAGAAGGGCGCAATTACTTCTGGAAAACGAAAAAGGACGTTTGAATGAAGACACAGTGACAGCTGATCACTCAGGAAGAATCAAATCATTGAATCGCGACTTAGTCAATCAATCCAAAGAACGTCAAAAAGAAGAAAACTTTATGGAGATCCTTGATGATTCCAACTTGTATGTGGATGGTCAAGTCACTGAATTTGATCGTGAAAAGGTCGCTGTCGATCAGCGAGTAGAAATCATGGATCGTAAAAACCAAGAGAATACTTGGCAAGGAAGCATTGTGCAGGTGGCAAACTTAACGAATGAGGCAAAACAAGACGATCAAAAAGAAGAGAACCCTAATTTATCTAAGTTTCCTTATAAAGTTAAGATTGATCCAAAAGAAGAGATGCCATTGATTGGTTCGAATGTGTATGTCAATGTTTTACCGAAAGATTTTGTGGCTGGAAAAGTGATCATCAATCAAAGATACCTCATGGAAAAAGATGAAAAGTATTATGTCTGGAAAGTAGAAAATGATCGGATCAAAGAGCATGAAGTAAAGGTAAATCTGATGGAGGATGAACTCGCAGAAATAGTCGAAGGATTGACAGTTGAAGATCAGCTTGCTTTGCCACAAACAGGAATGGTCGAAGGAATGGAGGTTGGTGCGAGTGTTGACGCTTAA
- a CDS encoding ATP-binding cassette domain-containing protein, producing the protein MLTLNNIHKSYWQGGKELQVLKDISLQINEGELVAIMGPSGSGKSTLMNIIGCLDTATSGDYIVEGTDVKTLADNSLADFRNAKIGFVFQNFNLMPKLSVSQNVEMPLTYKKVNKKERRKRALDMLQLVGLEDRSEFKPMELSGGQKQRVAIARALVTNPSFVLGDEPTGALDTKTSSQIMELFKQFHQAGKTIILITHEPEIAALCQRTITLRDGQIISDEQNEVR; encoded by the coding sequence GTGTTGACGCTTAACAACATCCATAAGTCTTATTGGCAAGGCGGAAAAGAGCTGCAAGTTCTTAAAGATATCTCTTTGCAGATCAATGAAGGCGAATTAGTTGCGATCATGGGGCCTTCAGGATCAGGAAAATCAACATTGATGAATATCATCGGTTGTTTGGACACGGCGACCTCAGGAGATTATATCGTTGAAGGAACTGACGTCAAAACGCTAGCTGACAATTCATTGGCTGATTTTCGCAATGCAAAAATCGGTTTTGTTTTCCAGAATTTCAATCTTATGCCAAAATTGTCCGTTTCGCAGAATGTGGAAATGCCTTTAACATATAAGAAAGTCAATAAAAAAGAGCGACGTAAGCGTGCGTTGGATATGTTGCAGCTCGTCGGTTTAGAGGATCGAAGTGAATTCAAACCGATGGAATTATCTGGAGGACAAAAACAGCGAGTGGCGATTGCGAGAGCTTTAGTCACCAATCCTAGTTTTGTTTTAGGCGATGAGCCGACAGGGGCACTTGATACAAAAACAAGTAGTCAAATCATGGAGCTATTCAAGCAATTCCATCAAGCGGGAAAGACGATTATTCTCATTACTCATGAGCCAGAAATCGCAGCGTTATGTCAACGAACGATTACTTTACGAGATGGTCAAATAATCAGCGACGAACAAAATGAAGTGAGGTGA
- a CDS encoding ABC transporter permease gives MEEIRFALQSIFAHKMRSILTMLGVIIGIAAIISIFSIIGGNTEKMKREMIGGNNNTMNIQYDRKSAFQQNLMSGGILSDKEEKKPLYFPFLGEEVLKQINEIPEVLASGLSYQKDGKIYRKAKGTDAKVSAVTSSVEELEQLNFIKGEGFGSQAFKENQQVIFLENELYDELFPNEEGIGQFVEVNGVPFKVQGVFKLDPNSSNIFSFEKRAYVPLQQAHKLSDELDIVPLVTIQTNHTDQLQTASEKAAEILNQQIPPSDYEYGIMNLSEFARELERMNQSSFILLTGIASISLLVGGIGVMNIMLVSVTERTKEIGIKKALGARRKTILKQFLVEAVVLTLIGGVLGVLIGLLSGYAITQSLDYPYIVSALSIVGSLIFSSMMGIIFGLLPAMKASKLNPIEALRFE, from the coding sequence ATGGAAGAAATCAGATTTGCCTTACAATCGATCTTTGCTCATAAAATGCGTTCGATATTGACCATGCTAGGTGTTATCATTGGGATTGCTGCCATTATTTCGATTTTCAGTATCATCGGAGGTAACACCGAAAAAATGAAACGAGAAATGATTGGTGGCAACAATAATACGATGAATATCCAATATGACAGAAAAAGTGCTTTCCAACAGAACCTTATGTCTGGTGGAATCCTGTCTGACAAGGAAGAGAAAAAACCGTTATATTTTCCATTTTTGGGTGAGGAGGTACTGAAGCAAATCAATGAAATACCAGAAGTCTTAGCGAGTGGTTTGTCCTATCAAAAAGATGGGAAAATCTATAGGAAAGCAAAAGGAACCGACGCCAAAGTTTCTGCTGTCACTTCATCTGTTGAGGAGTTAGAGCAATTAAACTTCATCAAAGGAGAAGGATTTGGTTCTCAAGCATTTAAAGAGAATCAACAAGTGATTTTTTTAGAAAATGAGCTATATGATGAACTGTTTCCGAATGAAGAAGGTATAGGACAGTTTGTCGAAGTGAATGGTGTTCCCTTTAAAGTTCAAGGTGTATTTAAATTAGATCCAAATAGTAGCAATATATTTAGTTTTGAAAAACGAGCTTATGTTCCTTTGCAGCAAGCACATAAACTATCTGATGAGTTGGATATTGTACCACTTGTCACGATCCAAACAAATCATACCGATCAATTACAAACTGCTTCGGAAAAAGCAGCAGAGATCCTTAACCAACAGATCCCACCATCCGATTATGAGTATGGGATAATGAATCTTAGCGAATTTGCCAGGGAATTGGAACGAATGAATCAATCAAGTTTTATTCTTTTAACTGGTATAGCAAGTATCTCTTTATTGGTCGGAGGGATCGGTGTGATGAATATCATGTTGGTTTCAGTTACAGAAAGAACGAAAGAAATTGGGATAAAGAAAGCCCTCGGTGCAAGAAGAAAAACTATTTTAAAACAGTTTTTAGTCGAAGCGGTCGTCCTGACTTTGATTGGTGGTGTGCTGGGTGTGCTGATTGGATTACTCAGTGGCTATGCCATTACTCAGTCGCTTGATTATCCTTATATCGTATCCGCACTTTCAATTGTCGGCAGTTTGATTTTCAGTTCAATGATGGGAATCATATTCGGTCTATTGCCGGCAATGAAAGCATCAAAATTAAACCCTATCGAGGCGCTTCGCTTTGAATAA
- a CDS encoding response regulator transcription factor, giving the protein MEKILVVEDEYMINQIVTEFLKERKYEVCSVRSGEQALEVFAEETFDLILLDIMLPGIRGTDVLKKIRETSDVPIIMLTALDDEYTQLLSFSHLISDYVVKPFSPLILIKRIENVFRLNKGNPHITIGEYAIDLDGGLVKHQTEEIHLTRKEYDILVVLIRNKGKIVTREQLVYQVWSYEYHLENRILDNHIKNIRKKMPLLSIKTIKNRGYQLEVSP; this is encoded by the coding sequence ATGGAGAAAATTCTAGTAGTTGAAGATGAATATATGATCAATCAAATCGTAACGGAATTTTTAAAAGAGCGAAAATATGAGGTCTGTTCAGTCAGGAGTGGCGAACAGGCATTGGAAGTTTTTGCTGAGGAAACATTTGACTTGATCCTATTGGACATTATGTTGCCTGGGATAAGGGGGACGGATGTTTTAAAGAAAATAAGAGAAACTTCGGATGTGCCCATCATCATGTTAACTGCGTTAGATGATGAATATACGCAATTACTCAGTTTCTCTCATTTGATCAGTGACTATGTGGTTAAACCTTTTTCACCGCTTATTTTGATCAAACGTATCGAAAATGTTTTTCGGTTGAATAAAGGAAATCCACATATAACTATCGGAGAGTATGCCATTGATTTAGATGGTGGTCTTGTAAAACATCAGACAGAAGAAATCCACTTAACCAGAAAAGAGTATGATATTTTAGTGGTTCTGATAAGGAATAAAGGGAAAATCGTCACGCGAGAACAATTGGTTTATCAAGTTTGGTCGTATGAATATCATTTGGAGAATCGCATATTAGATAATCATATTAAAAACATTCGAAAGAAAATGCCTCTATTATCGATAAAAACAATTAAAAATAGAGGTTATCAATTAGAGGTTTCACCATGA
- a CDS encoding sensor histidine kinase produces MNIMLKNFLFSGVIIFLVSIISLVALYFTMPVYYERMKLNEINKEFNQVAKSIENKDLSTIQKEVDQYWLGREQNLDLMLMDKNGRVIGPFFDVNLDYSGINYFSDEMSLYQEITDKEGNTYYLLGMYSLQPVAEASQVLLHLYPFIIIISLIIGGIGAYYYSIYSTKKIKEISKVTEKMIDLDADIRCDVKGTDEISLLAQDINQLYASLIQTIDVLELEVAKTKELEKAKSEFMQVASHELKTPVASLMGLIDGMIYNVGKFKDRERYLEVCKNILQEQTEMINNILFASRNHLPSDDVVYEEVSIKEMIEHKLTSFRILAEAEQKKLVVHLKEQSIIGNKNDLDKILDNLLSNAFKYTKHEGEISLFFDGKQLLIENEVNQILDAEELSKIFQPFYRPDYSRSRDTGGTGLGLFIVQQLLDKYGWEYSFKPSTNSSMCFSVTFVENKRK; encoded by the coding sequence ATGAACATCATGCTGAAAAATTTTCTGTTTTCTGGGGTCATCATTTTTTTAGTCTCGATCATCTCATTGGTTGCTTTATATTTTACAATGCCTGTCTATTATGAGCGAATGAAGCTAAATGAAATAAACAAGGAATTCAATCAAGTGGCAAAGAGTATCGAGAACAAAGATTTATCTACCATACAAAAGGAGGTTGATCAATACTGGCTTGGAAGAGAACAAAATCTTGATCTCATGTTGATGGATAAGAATGGCAGAGTCATTGGTCCATTTTTTGATGTGAATCTTGATTATTCAGGAATAAACTATTTTTCTGATGAAATGAGTCTTTATCAAGAAATTACGGACAAAGAAGGTAATACTTATTATTTACTCGGTATGTATTCGTTGCAACCAGTCGCAGAAGCAAGTCAAGTTTTACTTCATTTATATCCATTTATCATCATCATCTCACTGATCATCGGTGGAATAGGTGCCTACTATTATAGTATTTATTCAACAAAAAAAATCAAAGAAATCTCCAAAGTGACAGAAAAGATGATCGATTTAGATGCGGATATTCGTTGTGATGTCAAAGGTACGGATGAAATCTCACTTTTAGCGCAAGATATCAATCAATTATATGCGTCTTTGATCCAAACGATTGATGTTTTAGAGCTTGAAGTAGCAAAAACGAAAGAATTAGAAAAAGCAAAATCAGAGTTCATGCAAGTTGCTTCGCATGAATTAAAAACACCCGTGGCGTCATTGATGGGGCTGATTGATGGCATGATCTATAATGTCGGTAAGTTCAAAGATAGAGAACGCTATTTAGAAGTTTGCAAAAATATTTTGCAAGAACAAACAGAAATGATCAATAATATTCTCTTTGCTTCGAGAAATCATTTGCCGTCAGATGATGTGGTCTATGAAGAAGTATCTATCAAAGAAATGATTGAACATAAATTAACTTCTTTTCGGATACTAGCTGAAGCAGAACAGAAAAAGCTAGTCGTTCACCTAAAAGAGCAGTCGATCATCGGGAATAAAAATGATCTTGATAAGATTTTAGATAATCTACTGAGTAATGCTTTCAAATACACAAAGCATGAAGGGGAAATCAGTCTGTTTTTCGATGGGAAACAATTATTGATTGAAAATGAGGTCAACCAGATACTGGATGCGGAGGAATTAAGTAAGATTTTCCAGCCGTTTTATCGACCAGATTATAGTCGAAGTCGTGATACTGGCGGTACTGGTCTCGGACTGTTTATCGTACAACAACTATTAGACAAGTATGGCTGGGAGTATTCATTTAAGCCATCAACTAATTCTAGCATGTGTTTTTCTGTCACTTTTGTGGAGAACAAAAGAAAGTAA
- a CDS encoding amino acid permease, with translation MEEEKLTRSLSARHIQMIALGGTIGVGLFMGASSTIRWTGPSVMVAYAVAGFFLYLIMRALGEMLYLDPSTGSFANYASEYIHPVAGYLTAWSNIFQFIVVGISEVIAVGEYMNYWWPDLPQIIPGIIVVLFLMFANLVSVKAFGELEFWFSTIKVVTIILMIIAGLGIIFFGFGNHGEAIGISNLWKNGGFFTGGVKGFFFALSIVVASYQGIELIGMTAGEAKDPQKTIVEAVQSTIGRILIFYIGAIFIIVSIYPWNQLSELGSPFVQTFSKIGITFAAGLINFVVITAALSGCNSGIFSASRMVYTLAINGKMSKKFLKLTRHGVPFYPVVAISFGILIGLILNYLLPLVYSQTQDLFVFVYSSSILPGMVPWIVILISQIKFRKSHQLEMASHPFKMPFSPYTNYLSLGFLAVVLIFMFINPETRVSLMIGFVFLVYMALYYFVRERKIKQ, from the coding sequence ATGGAAGAAGAAAAATTAACTCGGAGTCTCAGCGCCCGTCATATTCAAATGATCGCGCTAGGAGGGACGATCGGTGTCGGTCTGTTCATGGGTGCTTCATCCACCATCCGTTGGACAGGGCCTTCTGTAATGGTTGCTTATGCTGTAGCAGGCTTCTTTTTGTATCTGATCATGCGTGCCTTAGGTGAAATGCTGTATCTTGATCCCTCTACTGGTTCATTTGCTAATTATGCAAGTGAATATATCCATCCCGTCGCAGGCTATTTGACCGCTTGGAGCAACATTTTTCAGTTTATCGTGGTCGGTATCAGCGAAGTGATCGCTGTAGGGGAATATATGAACTACTGGTGGCCAGACTTGCCTCAAATCATACCAGGGATCATTGTCGTCCTCTTTTTGATGTTCGCAAATCTTGTATCAGTCAAAGCATTTGGTGAATTAGAATTTTGGTTTTCTACTATTAAAGTAGTCACGATCATTTTGATGATCATCGCTGGTTTAGGAATTATTTTTTTCGGATTCGGTAATCATGGCGAAGCAATCGGGATTTCAAACTTATGGAAAAATGGTGGTTTCTTTACAGGCGGCGTAAAAGGTTTCTTTTTTGCTCTATCGATCGTCGTTGCCTCTTATCAAGGAATCGAATTGATCGGAATGACCGCAGGTGAAGCGAAAGATCCGCAAAAAACGATCGTCGAAGCGGTGCAGTCAACGATTGGGCGTATTTTGATATTTTACATTGGCGCAATCTTCATCATTGTCAGTATCTATCCTTGGAACCAATTAAGCGAACTAGGATCACCGTTTGTTCAAACATTTTCTAAAATTGGAATCACATTTGCGGCTGGTTTGATCAATTTTGTTGTGATCACCGCAGCTTTATCTGGTTGTAATTCTGGTATTTTCAGTGCCAGTCGAATGGTTTATACCTTAGCAATCAACGGCAAAATGTCTAAAAAATTCTTGAAACTTACCCGACATGGCGTTCCATTTTATCCAGTAGTAGCCATCTCATTTGGTATTTTGATTGGGTTGATTTTGAATTATTTGTTGCCATTAGTCTATTCTCAAACACAGGATCTATTTGTTTTTGTCTATAGTTCCAGTATCTTACCAGGAATGGTCCCTTGGATCGTTATTTTGATCAGTCAAATCAAATTTAGAAAGAGTCATCAGTTGGAAATGGCGTCACATCCGTTCAAAATGCCTTTTTCTCCATATACCAATTATCTGTCATTAGGCTTTTTGGCAGTCGTTTTGATCTTTATGTTCATCAATCCTGAAACAAGGGTTTCATTGATGATCGGTTTCGTTTTCTTAGTGTATATGGCGCTCTACTATTTTGTACGTGAAAGAAAAATCAAGCAATAG
- a CDS encoding ATP-binding cassette domain-containing protein: protein MSKNEISVKDLTVAYQGKTVLNNVSTVIQAQKFTGIIGPNGAGKSTFMKALLELVPKVSGEITFDDRSIKTIRKKIAYVEQRSELDLSFPIDVLGVVLLGTYPSLRLGQRPGKKEKERAKQALRKVDMADYEDRQISELSGGQLQRIFIARALAQGAEWIFLDEPFVGIDAVSERKIFAILNELKNEGKTIVIVHHDLHKVEAYFDEVILLNQALIAAGPVGEVFTSENLQLAYGEIIGQLAKGVMEK, encoded by the coding sequence GTGTCTAAAAATGAAATCTCCGTTAAAGATTTAACGGTTGCGTACCAAGGAAAGACAGTATTAAATAATGTATCAACAGTTATCCAAGCACAAAAATTTACCGGGATCATAGGACCGAATGGTGCCGGGAAATCTACTTTTATGAAGGCTTTATTGGAGCTAGTTCCTAAAGTTTCTGGTGAAATCACTTTTGACGATCGATCCATAAAAACGATCCGCAAAAAAATTGCCTATGTGGAACAACGAAGTGAGTTGGATCTTTCTTTTCCAATCGATGTGTTAGGAGTCGTTCTATTAGGAACCTATCCATCCTTGCGTTTGGGTCAACGACCTGGGAAAAAAGAAAAGGAACGAGCGAAGCAAGCTTTACGAAAAGTTGATATGGCGGACTATGAAGATCGTCAAATCAGTGAATTATCTGGTGGTCAATTACAGCGGATCTTTATCGCCCGAGCATTGGCTCAGGGCGCAGAATGGATCTTTTTAGATGAACCGTTTGTAGGGATCGATGCGGTCAGTGAAAGAAAAATCTTTGCTATTTTGAATGAACTGAAAAATGAAGGAAAAACTATTGTGATCGTCCATCATGATCTGCACAAAGTCGAAGCTTATTTTGATGAAGTGATTTTATTGAATCAAGCGCTGATCGCAGCTGGACCAGTTGGCGAAGTATTTACTTCAGAAAATCTACAGTTGGCTTATGGGGAGATCATTGGACAATTAGCTAAAGGGGTAATGGAAAAATGA
- a CDS encoding metal ABC transporter permease → MIQSFIEGLMDYQFLQYALITSMLVGLASGVIGSFIILRGMSLMGDAISHAVLPGVAISYMFGFSYILGATAFGMLTAGIIGFVTQRSRLKNDTAIGIVFSSFFALGVILISFAQSATNLYHILFGNVLAVRESDMLMTAIVSGIVLLFVLIFYKELKITSFDPMMAKAYGLNTTLIHYLLMFFLTLVAVVSLQTVGTILVISMLITPAATAYLLTDRLAKMIFISATVGVLSAIIGVFYSYSYNWPSGATIVLTSAVFFTLAFLFSPTKGIVFSRNKRKKNAES, encoded by the coding sequence ATGATTCAATCGTTTATTGAGGGGTTAATGGATTATCAGTTTCTACAATACGCATTGATCACATCGATGCTCGTAGGACTAGCTTCAGGTGTGATTGGCTCTTTTATTATTTTAAGAGGCATGTCGTTGATGGGGGATGCAATCTCTCATGCAGTACTACCTGGAGTGGCGATTTCTTATATGTTTGGTTTTAGTTATATTTTAGGAGCTACCGCATTTGGGATGTTGACAGCTGGAATCATTGGATTTGTCACACAACGGAGTCGCTTGAAAAATGATACAGCAATCGGGATCGTTTTTAGTTCTTTCTTTGCATTAGGGGTCATCTTGATTTCTTTTGCTCAAAGTGCGACGAATCTTTACCATATCTTATTTGGGAATGTCTTAGCAGTCAGAGAAAGTGATATGTTGATGACTGCGATCGTCAGTGGAATCGTGTTGCTGTTCGTGTTGATTTTCTATAAAGAATTGAAAATCACTTCGTTTGATCCGATGATGGCAAAAGCTTATGGCTTGAATACGACGCTTATCCACTATTTATTGATGTTCTTCTTAACACTGGTTGCCGTTGTGAGTTTACAGACAGTTGGGACGATTTTAGTCATCTCCATGTTGATCACACCAGCAGCAACCGCGTATCTATTGACCGATCGATTGGCAAAAATGATTTTTATCTCGGCGACAGTCGGTGTATTGAGTGCCATCATCGGTGTGTTTTACAGTTATAGTTACAATTGGCCATCAGGAGCAACAATCGTGTTGACCAGTGCAGTATTCTTTACGTTGGCCTTTTTATTTTCACCGACTAAAGGAATTGTTTTTTCAAGAAATAAACGAAAAAAGAATGCCGAGTCGTAA
- a CDS encoding metal ABC transporter substrate-binding protein, producing MKNKMNILWLIGAALFIFAGCGSSAAEENEEKLTVVATNSIIADMAKEVGKDLTTVHSIVPVGTDPHEYEVLPEDIKNASDADVILYNGLNLETGNGWFDNLMDTANKTENEDYFAVSKEVEPLYLSGGESETEADPHAWLDLSNGIKYVEEIARIFAEKDPDHAAQYEENANAYIEKLKELDQQAKESFNSIPENQKLLVTSEGAFKYFSQAYDLPAGYIWEINTESQGTPEQMQSIVSQVRASDVPVLFVETSVDPRSMERVANETGLEIFDELFTDSIAKEGEDGDSYYDMMKWNIERIHEGLSQEKN from the coding sequence ATGAAAAACAAAATGAACATCTTATGGTTGATCGGAGCTGCTTTATTTATTTTTGCAGGTTGCGGCAGTTCGGCAGCAGAAGAGAACGAGGAAAAACTGACAGTTGTAGCAACGAATTCGATCATTGCCGATATGGCAAAAGAAGTCGGAAAAGATTTAACTACTGTCCATAGTATCGTCCCAGTTGGAACAGACCCCCATGAATATGAAGTATTGCCAGAAGATATCAAAAATGCAAGTGATGCCGATGTGATCTTATACAACGGGTTAAACTTAGAAACTGGTAATGGCTGGTTTGACAACTTGATGGATACAGCAAATAAAACAGAAAATGAAGATTATTTTGCAGTAAGTAAAGAAGTCGAACCTCTGTATTTATCAGGAGGAGAGTCAGAGACAGAAGCAGATCCACATGCTTGGTTAGATCTTTCAAACGGCATCAAATATGTGGAAGAAATCGCACGTATCTTTGCTGAAAAAGATCCGGATCATGCGGCACAATATGAAGAAAATGCCAATGCGTATATTGAAAAATTAAAAGAATTAGATCAACAAGCAAAAGAAAGCTTTAATTCGATCCCAGAAAATCAAAAGTTGTTAGTGACAAGTGAAGGTGCGTTTAAATACTTCTCACAAGCGTACGATCTACCAGCGGGCTATATTTGGGAAATCAACACGGAAAGCCAAGGAACACCTGAACAAATGCAATCGATCGTCAGTCAAGTTCGTGCATCAGATGTCCCAGTCTTATTTGTAGAAACAAGTGTTGACCCAAGAAGCATGGAGCGTGTGGCAAATGAAACAGGTCTTGAGATCTTTGACGAGCTATTCACTGATTCGATCGCTAAAGAAGGCGAAGATGGTGACTCTTATTATGACATGATGAAGTGGAATATCGAAAGAATCCACGAAGGTCTGTCGCAAGAAAAGAACTAA
- the queG gene encoding tRNA epoxyqueuosine(34) reductase QueG, protein MALTLKEEIIQESKRIGIDKIGFTTAEPFDHLKESLEEQKAAGHTSGFEHPNIDERLYPEMTFDRPKSIIAIALAYPTKIHEKMPRDEKRGQFARASWGIDYHDILRDRLQQLISFIESRATHWQKEEEWRLAPQVDTGELIDVAVAQRAGLGFIGRNGLLITEEFGSFVYLGEIVTNIDLEPDTPGVFGCGECTRCVTACPTGALLGDGRMNAQRCLSYQTQTKGMMPEEYRKKMSNVIYGCDICQLVCPYNRGKDFHFHPEMEPQVEEVYPKLTPMLTISNKEFKQQYGHLAGSWRGRKPLQRNALIALANLGERAALPHIEECLSDVRPVIRGTAAWAIGKLGIKDPEKWQEVLTNALEKETEEEAIHEMDQAIQLLQKKKNAKK, encoded by the coding sequence ATGGCATTAACATTAAAAGAAGAAATCATTCAAGAAAGCAAGCGTATTGGGATCGATAAAATCGGGTTTACCACCGCAGAGCCTTTTGATCACTTGAAAGAATCGTTGGAGGAACAAAAAGCTGCTGGGCATACATCAGGATTTGAACATCCAAATATTGATGAGCGTTTATATCCAGAAATGACGTTTGATCGGCCAAAATCGATCATTGCAATTGCTTTAGCGTATCCTACAAAGATCCATGAAAAAATGCCTAGAGATGAGAAGCGTGGACAATTTGCCCGAGCCTCCTGGGGAATCGATTACCATGATATCTTACGTGACCGTTTGCAACAATTGATTTCATTTATCGAGTCACGAGCAACTCACTGGCAAAAAGAAGAAGAATGGCGCTTGGCTCCGCAAGTGGATACAGGAGAGTTGATCGATGTCGCTGTTGCGCAACGTGCCGGATTAGGGTTTATTGGTCGAAACGGGCTATTGATCACAGAGGAGTTTGGTTCGTTCGTCTATCTAGGAGAGATCGTGACAAACATCGACTTAGAGCCAGATACTCCTGGTGTCTTCGGGTGTGGTGAATGTACGCGTTGTGTCACTGCTTGTCCAACAGGGGCGCTTTTAGGTGATGGCAGGATGAACGCACAACGTTGTCTGTCTTATCAGACACAAACAAAAGGCATGATGCCAGAAGAGTATCGGAAAAAGATGAGTAACGTCATTTATGGTTGTGACATCTGTCAGTTAGTTTGTCCATATAATAGAGGAAAAGATTTTCATTTCCATCCAGAAATGGAACCGCAAGTGGAAGAAGTCTATCCAAAACTCACGCCTATGCTAACGATCTCCAATAAAGAATTCAAGCAACAATACGGGCATCTGGCTGGCTCATGGCGTGGTAGAAAACCACTTCAACGAAATGCGCTGATTGCTTTAGCCAATTTAGGCGAACGTGCTGCTTTGCCTCATATTGAAGAATGTCTCAGTGATGTCCGTCCGGTGATCCGCGGGACGGCAGCGTGGGCAATCGGTAAATTAGGAATCAAAGACCCTGAAAAATGGCAAGAAGTGTTGACGAATGCGTTGGAAAAAGAAACAGAAGAAGAAGCAATCCATGAAATGGATCAAGCAATCCAATTGTTACAAAAGAAAAAAAACGCTAAAAAATGA